In Streptomyces canus, one DNA window encodes the following:
- a CDS encoding citrate synthase 2, protein MSDFDPGFVPGLEGVIAFETEIAEPDKEGGALRYRGVDIEDLVGHVSFGNVWGLLVDGAFNPGLPPAEPFPIPVHSGDIRVDVQSALAMLAPVWGLKPLLDIDAGQARADLARAAVMALSYVAQSARGQGLPMVPQREIDKAQSVVERFMIRWRGEPDPKHVAAVDAYWTSAAEHGMNASTFTARVIASTGADVAAALSGAVGAMSGPLHGGAPSRVLGMIEEIERTGDAEAYVKQALDRGERLMGFGHRVYRAEDPRARVLRRTARELGAPRFEIAEALEKAALAELHARRPDRVLATNVEFWAAIMLDFAEVPAHMFTSMFTCARTAGWSAHILEQKRTGRLVRPSARYVGPSARDPRDIEGYGGIAD, encoded by the coding sequence ATGTCCGACTTCGACCCCGGTTTTGTCCCTGGCCTCGAGGGGGTCATCGCGTTCGAGACGGAGATCGCCGAACCGGACAAGGAGGGCGGCGCGCTGCGGTACCGGGGCGTCGACATCGAGGATCTGGTCGGCCATGTCTCGTTCGGCAACGTGTGGGGGCTGCTGGTCGACGGCGCCTTCAATCCCGGTCTGCCGCCCGCCGAGCCGTTCCCGATCCCGGTGCACTCCGGGGACATCCGCGTGGACGTACAGTCGGCGCTCGCCATGCTCGCGCCGGTGTGGGGCCTCAAGCCGCTGCTCGACATCGATGCCGGGCAGGCGCGTGCCGACCTCGCCCGGGCCGCCGTGATGGCCCTCTCGTACGTCGCCCAGTCCGCGCGCGGGCAGGGGCTGCCGATGGTGCCGCAGCGGGAGATCGACAAGGCGCAGTCCGTCGTCGAGCGGTTCATGATCCGCTGGCGGGGGGAGCCGGATCCCAAGCATGTGGCCGCCGTGGACGCCTACTGGACGTCGGCGGCGGAGCACGGGATGAACGCGTCCACGTTCACCGCGCGCGTGATCGCCTCCACGGGGGCCGATGTCGCCGCCGCGCTCTCCGGGGCCGTGGGTGCCATGTCCGGGCCGCTGCACGGCGGGGCGCCCTCCCGGGTGCTCGGGATGATCGAGGAGATCGAGCGGACCGGGGACGCCGAGGCGTACGTGAAGCAGGCGCTGGACCGGGGTGAGCGGCTGATGGGGTTCGGGCACCGGGTGTACCGGGCCGAGGATCCCCGCGCGCGTGTGCTGCGTCGTACCGCGCGGGAGTTGGGGGCGCCGCGGTTCGAGATCGCGGAGGCGCTGGAGAAGGCGGCGCTGGCGGAGCTGCATGCGCGGCGGCCGGACCGGGTGCTGGCCACGAACGTGGAGTTCTGGGCGGCCATCATGCTCGACTTCGCGGAGGTGCCGGCGCACATGTTCACGTCGATGTTCACGTGTGCGCGTACGGCGGGGTGGTCGGCGCACATTCTCGAGCAGAAGCGGACGGGGCGGCTGGTGCGGCCTTCGGCGCGGTATGTGGGGCCCTCGGCGCGGGATCCCCGGGACATCGAGGGGTACGGCGGCATCGCCGACTAG
- the pdxH gene encoding pyridoxamine 5'-phosphate oxidase gives MTDAADAAAPDPASMRQQYRTVGLAETDLAATPVEQFARWFKQAATEAHLFEPNAMVVSTADAEGRPSSRTVLLKQFDEQGFVFYTNYDSRKARDLAQNPYVCLLFPWHPMGRQVIVTGLARRTGRDETAAYFRTRPHGSQLGAWASAQSSVIDAREQVDTAYAELAARYPEGEQVPVPPNWGGFRVAPDQIEFWQGRENRLHDRLRYVAEADGSWRVERLSP, from the coding sequence GTGACCGACGCAGCAGACGCCGCCGCCCCGGACCCCGCCTCCATGCGCCAGCAGTACCGCACCGTGGGTCTCGCCGAGACCGACCTGGCCGCCACCCCCGTCGAACAGTTCGCGCGCTGGTTCAAGCAGGCGGCCACCGAGGCACACCTCTTCGAACCGAACGCCATGGTCGTCTCCACCGCCGACGCCGAGGGCCGCCCCAGCTCCCGCACGGTGCTCCTCAAGCAGTTCGACGAACAGGGCTTCGTCTTCTACACGAACTACGACTCCCGCAAGGCGCGGGACCTCGCACAGAACCCGTACGTCTGCCTGCTCTTCCCCTGGCACCCCATGGGCCGCCAGGTCATCGTCACCGGCCTCGCCCGCCGCACCGGCCGCGACGAGACCGCCGCCTACTTCCGCACCCGCCCCCACGGCTCCCAGCTCGGCGCCTGGGCCAGCGCCCAGTCCTCGGTGATCGACGCGCGCGAGCAGGTCGACACCGCATACGCCGAACTGGCCGCCCGCTACCCCGAGGGCGAACAGGTCCCGGTCCCCCCGAACTGGGGCGGCTTCCGAGTGGCACCGGACCAGATCGAGTTCTGGCAGGGCCGCGAGAACCGGCTCCACGACCGACTGCGGTACGTGGCGGAGGCGGACGGCAGCTGGCGGGTGGAGCGGCTGAGCCCCTGA
- a CDS encoding PAS domain-containing protein, with the protein MSASRRSGTTDELGPDGPGPDGPEGSDGGSDLLAALLDGMDAALCAFDADGVVTHWNREAERILGWTAAEAVGRHGFAGWAVRRADAEEVEARLMSAMQALGRQVHEFALLTKDGGRVLVRTQSAAVRGPDGKPAGVYCAFSEVHTQIDLERSIALSEALFEDASWGVVLVDADLRPAVVNAHAARSLGIGRTSVLGRPLGELLAQGVEELESALTHVLAEGAPPAPAEIWVGVRTPDGEKRRCWRCGFVRLASPLAEEPVPLGVGWLFQDVTEAKQSEQEASLLRFRTNQLHRAARAAAECEDPVEAAVVHLDFALAGFADHALIDRVSGGAVADGEETDPVRLVRVAATPSGAPGPSLQASGKAGLPVRYGEGHPALQCVDRVGSVRASVGSVSGERAREWALARQWPPDVVHALCAVLRSRGRTLGVVTFLRGSGRGQFERGDAVYAEDVAVRIAAALDLGGVVGRA; encoded by the coding sequence GTGAGTGCTTCCCGGCGTAGTGGGACCACCGACGAGCTGGGTCCGGACGGGCCCGGGCCGGACGGTCCGGAGGGATCGGACGGCGGCTCGGACCTGCTCGCCGCGCTCCTCGACGGGATGGACGCGGCACTGTGTGCCTTCGACGCGGACGGTGTCGTCACCCATTGGAATCGTGAGGCCGAGCGGATCCTCGGCTGGACCGCGGCCGAGGCCGTGGGGCGGCACGGGTTCGCCGGGTGGGCGGTACGGCGCGCGGACGCCGAAGAGGTCGAGGCGCGGCTGATGTCCGCCATGCAGGCCCTCGGGCGGCAGGTGCACGAGTTCGCGCTGCTGACCAAGGACGGCGGCCGGGTGCTCGTACGCACCCAGTCCGCGGCCGTACGCGGGCCCGACGGGAAGCCGGCCGGGGTGTACTGCGCCTTCAGCGAGGTGCACACGCAGATCGACCTGGAGCGGTCGATCGCGCTGAGCGAGGCGCTGTTCGAGGACGCCTCGTGGGGTGTCGTGCTCGTCGACGCCGATCTTCGGCCGGCCGTGGTCAACGCGCATGCGGCCCGGTCGCTGGGCATCGGGCGTACGTCCGTGCTGGGGCGGCCCCTGGGGGAGCTCCTCGCGCAGGGCGTGGAGGAGCTGGAGAGCGCGCTCACCCATGTGCTGGCCGAGGGCGCGCCACCGGCGCCGGCCGAGATCTGGGTGGGGGTGCGGACACCGGACGGCGAGAAGCGGCGCTGCTGGCGCTGCGGGTTCGTGCGGCTGGCCTCGCCGCTCGCGGAGGAGCCGGTGCCGTTGGGTGTCGGCTGGCTGTTCCAGGACGTCACCGAGGCCAAGCAGAGCGAGCAGGAGGCCTCGCTGCTGCGGTTCCGGACGAATCAGCTGCACCGGGCGGCCCGGGCGGCCGCGGAGTGCGAGGATCCGGTCGAGGCTGCCGTCGTACATCTGGACTTCGCCCTTGCCGGGTTCGCCGACCACGCGCTGATCGACCGGGTGTCCGGGGGCGCCGTGGCCGACGGCGAGGAGACGGATCCGGTCCGTCTGGTACGGGTCGCCGCGACGCCGTCGGGGGCACCTGGGCCGAGTCTGCAGGCGTCGGGCAAGGCCGGGTTGCCCGTGCGGTACGGGGAGGGGCATCCGGCGCTGCAGTGCGTGGACCGGGTGGGTTCGGTGCGGGCGAGTGTGGGGTCGGTGTCGGGCGAGCGGGCCCGTGAGTGGGCCCTGGCCCGGCAGTGGCCTCCGGATGTGGTGCACGCGTTGTGCGCGGTGCTGCGGAGCCGGGGGCGGACGCTCGGAGTCGTGACGTTCCTGCGGGGGTCCGGGAGGGGACAGTTCGAGCGGGGCGACGCGGTGTACGCGGAGGACGTGGCGGTCCGGATCGCCGCGGCGCTGGATCTGGGCGGGGTGGTGGGGCGGGCGTAG
- a CDS encoding GNAT family N-acetyltransferase, which produces MTVSDLRIEPVVGDGMLEQWRYVHNAIVPPAAMSAEGARERAGRYRLENAYLGDTLVGCSTVRPPHGDDSVATVIARVLPDYRRRGFGTALYEKGLDHARVLGARVIETCVLAVNGDGVRFALARGFVEVDRYVLDGESDEWIDLRLEPDRRAV; this is translated from the coding sequence GTGACCGTGTCTGATCTGCGGATCGAGCCCGTCGTCGGGGACGGCATGCTCGAGCAGTGGCGGTATGTGCACAACGCGATCGTTCCGCCGGCTGCCATGAGTGCCGAAGGGGCACGCGAGCGTGCCGGGCGGTATCGGCTGGAGAACGCGTATCTCGGGGACACGCTCGTGGGCTGCTCGACCGTGCGGCCCCCACACGGAGACGACTCCGTGGCGACCGTCATCGCGCGCGTGCTGCCCGATTACCGGAGGCGGGGTTTCGGGACGGCTCTGTACGAGAAGGGTCTTGATCATGCGCGTGTGCTCGGCGCCCGGGTGATCGAGACATGTGTGCTGGCCGTCAATGGGGACGGAGTGCGGTTCGCGCTGGCGCGCGGGTTCGTCGAGGTCGACCGGTATGTGCTGGACGGCGAGAGCGACGAGTGGATCGACCTGCGGCTGGAGCCGGACCGGAGAGCTGTTTAA
- a CDS encoding RidA family protein, which produces MTKRRAIMSGSSFEERIGYARAVVDGDWVHVSGTTGFDYAAMTISDDVVEQAEQCLRNIGAALAEAECSFADVVRVRYLLPDREDFEPCWPVLRRHFGDVRPAATMFVCGLADPRMKIEIEVDARRGSGDRV; this is translated from the coding sequence ATGACAAAGCGACGAGCGATCATGAGCGGCTCCTCCTTCGAGGAACGCATCGGGTATGCGCGCGCCGTGGTCGACGGGGACTGGGTGCACGTGTCCGGGACGACCGGGTTCGACTATGCCGCGATGACGATCTCGGACGACGTGGTGGAGCAGGCCGAGCAGTGTCTGCGGAACATCGGGGCTGCGCTGGCCGAGGCGGAGTGCAGCTTCGCGGACGTGGTGCGGGTGCGCTACTTGCTGCCCGACCGGGAGGACTTCGAGCCCTGCTGGCCGGTCCTGCGCCGCCACTTCGGCGATGTCCGGCCGGCCGCCACGATGTTCGTGTGCGGCCTCGCCGACCCTCGGATGAAGATCGAGATAGAGGTGGACGCGCGGAGGGGAAGTGGTGACCGTGTCTGA
- the iscB gene encoding RNA-guided endonuclease IscB, with protein MPCHPARVRELLGKGRAVVARQVPFTIRLKDRTRAESEVDGVQLRIDPGSKGTGLALTDEKKEVDEQGTVVTVRRGLVAVELQHRGDQIHRSMQQRAGYRHRRRSANCRYRKPRSNNRTRPTGWLPPSLRHRVDTTYSQAARLCRYAPVTEIHIERVAFDTHAIGEGRALTASEYQQGTLAGTEARAYLRAKWNNACAYCDATGVPLNIDHLRPRSRGGSNRISNLVLACAPCNQAKNNTPVEIFLADQPDRLAKIVRQLRTPLQDAAAMNATRWQLTGRLSDLGRPVHAWSGGRTKWNRSAMGLPKTHTLDALSVGRLDHESGDAIVRYPGQVLVVRATGRGSYARTTPDRFGFPRLRRARAKQHFGYVTGDLVRADVPTGKWAGAWTGRISVRARGQHSMAMPEGRINVSHWNLKLLQRGDGYGYSTRLEP; from the coding sequence ATGCCCTGCCATCCGGCTCGGGTCCGCGAACTCCTGGGCAAGGGGAGGGCTGTCGTCGCTCGACAAGTGCCCTTCACCATCCGGCTGAAGGACCGGACACGCGCGGAATCCGAAGTCGACGGCGTCCAGTTACGCATCGATCCCGGTTCCAAAGGCACCGGTCTCGCCCTCACCGACGAGAAGAAAGAAGTCGATGAGCAAGGCACGGTCGTCACCGTCAGACGCGGCCTCGTAGCGGTTGAACTCCAGCACCGCGGCGACCAGATCCACAGATCCATGCAACAGCGAGCCGGCTACCGACACCGCCGACGCTCCGCCAACTGCCGCTACCGAAAACCCCGCTCAAACAACCGAACTCGCCCCACAGGCTGGCTACCACCCTCCCTGCGCCACCGTGTCGACACCACCTACTCCCAGGCCGCCCGCCTCTGCCGCTACGCACCCGTCACCGAGATCCACATCGAACGCGTAGCGTTCGACACCCACGCCATCGGTGAGGGAAGAGCCCTCACCGCAAGCGAATACCAACAGGGCACACTCGCCGGAACCGAAGCCCGCGCCTACCTACGCGCAAAGTGGAACAACGCCTGCGCCTACTGTGATGCCACCGGCGTACCCCTGAACATCGACCACCTCAGACCTCGCAGCCGAGGCGGCTCCAACCGCATCTCCAACCTCGTCCTCGCCTGCGCCCCCTGCAACCAGGCCAAGAACAACACCCCCGTCGAGATCTTCCTCGCCGACCAGCCCGACCGGCTTGCGAAGATCGTCCGTCAGCTCAGAACGCCACTCCAGGACGCCGCCGCCATGAACGCGACCCGATGGCAGCTCACGGGGAGACTCAGCGACCTCGGCAGGCCTGTTCACGCCTGGTCAGGCGGTCGTACGAAGTGGAACCGAAGTGCCATGGGGCTGCCGAAGACGCACACCTTGGACGCGCTGTCCGTCGGGCGTCTGGACCATGAGAGCGGCGACGCCATCGTGCGGTATCCCGGGCAGGTGCTCGTCGTCAGAGCGACAGGACGCGGGTCGTACGCCCGCACAACTCCGGACCGCTTCGGATTTCCGCGGCTCCGCCGAGCCCGTGCCAAACAGCACTTCGGGTACGTGACCGGCGATCTCGTACGGGCCGATGTCCCGACGGGCAAGTGGGCAGGCGCCTGGACCGGCCGCATCTCCGTCCGTGCAAGGGGACAGCACAGCATGGCGATGCCCGAAGGCCGTATCAACGTTTCCCACTGGAATCTGAAGCTGTTGCAGCGGGGCGACGGATACGGCTACAGCACCCGCCTGGAGCCTTAA